A portion of the Ralstonia nicotianae genome contains these proteins:
- a CDS encoding integrase, whose amino-acid sequence MRRKPELQHLDLASWPAVAWTELTDERQRQVRTSIAALERYVRGDAIDDIERSTGVDRRQLYRWLERALQTHPDGRIWGFRAVIPHVRIAEYARVAPIVLRGQTGSRGTAGAMSQMLESHPALVKWLRAQIRQRKIVLHQISTDGKLKTRLRGLKALHEEFLKQCRSLGLKATDYPLCMDYLAIRSLSNVLKAELLRSFGQAARAAGASHLKGLPLHEGHAVSPAAVRPYQVVEFDGHRLDVRLKVVVRDPLGFEHEFEMERIWLLVIIDVCTRAVLGYHVVLAREYSRHDVIKTMEKALEPHRPMVFTLPNLAYSKHDGLPSQKMPELAYACWEWIKLDNAKANLANETLSALCEFVGCIVDAGPYHHPDERPYIERFFATIAQELSSRLPAYTGSHPRDLRRALSDPKGNLRLYLSSDELTELVEYAIASYNGTPHSGLNNATPLEAMERLIRIRQVMLSWLAEHRRRTLCLMQTACRCTVRAYLSQGVRPHINLHGVRYTSTTLATAAHLIGMKLLVYFNVEDLRGVRAFLADGAELGPLQAQGAWGLVPHDLRLRKEIMKWRKKRGMRKAMEGSVIEAFVQEKLAQAKHTRKAATDLAHVIRMLSTAPTVYTPLRPSVPVSALTPNVAAADQVSPPPAPGVPRRLKIGTGLIS is encoded by the coding sequence ATGCGCCGCAAACCGGAGCTCCAGCATCTGGATCTGGCGTCCTGGCCCGCTGTCGCGTGGACAGAACTCACGGACGAGCGTCAGCGGCAGGTACGCACGTCAATTGCGGCGCTAGAGCGCTATGTGAGAGGCGACGCTATCGACGATATTGAGCGATCCACAGGTGTCGATCGGCGCCAGTTGTACCGGTGGCTGGAGCGCGCGCTGCAGACCCATCCAGATGGGAGGATCTGGGGCTTTCGTGCCGTCATTCCTCATGTGCGGATTGCTGAGTATGCGCGCGTCGCGCCGATTGTCCTGCGTGGACAGACAGGCAGTCGCGGCACGGCGGGCGCTATGTCTCAAATGCTGGAGAGCCATCCTGCTCTAGTAAAGTGGCTCCGGGCACAGATCCGTCAACGCAAGATCGTGCTCCACCAGATCAGCACGGATGGCAAACTCAAGACGCGCCTTCGCGGCCTTAAAGCACTGCATGAGGAGTTCCTGAAGCAGTGTCGCTCGCTCGGCCTGAAGGCAACGGACTATCCCCTGTGCATGGACTATCTAGCGATTCGCTCGCTGTCCAATGTGCTCAAGGCGGAATTGTTGCGCTCCTTCGGTCAGGCTGCGCGCGCGGCGGGCGCTTCCCACCTCAAGGGCCTGCCGCTGCACGAAGGGCACGCCGTGTCGCCTGCGGCCGTGCGCCCCTATCAGGTTGTTGAATTCGATGGGCACCGGCTGGACGTTCGGCTCAAGGTGGTCGTGCGTGACCCTCTGGGGTTCGAGCATGAGTTCGAAATGGAGCGGATCTGGCTGTTGGTCATCATCGACGTCTGTACCCGTGCGGTTTTGGGCTACCACGTGGTGCTCGCGCGCGAGTACAGCCGCCACGACGTGATCAAGACGATGGAGAAGGCCCTCGAGCCCCATCGTCCTATGGTCTTTACCCTCCCAAACCTCGCTTACTCCAAGCACGATGGCTTGCCGTCGCAGAAAATGCCCGAGCTCGCCTATGCTTGTTGGGAATGGATCAAGCTCGACAACGCCAAAGCAAACCTTGCGAACGAGACGCTCAGCGCCTTGTGTGAGTTTGTGGGATGCATCGTGGATGCGGGCCCTTATCACCATCCGGATGAGAGGCCCTATATTGAGCGGTTCTTTGCGACCATTGCGCAAGAGCTCTCCTCACGTCTGCCTGCCTATACCGGCTCGCATCCGCGCGACCTGCGGCGTGCGCTGTCCGACCCGAAAGGCAATTTGCGTCTGTACCTGTCGTCAGATGAACTGACGGAATTGGTGGAATATGCCATCGCTAGTTACAACGGCACGCCACACAGCGGCTTGAACAATGCCACTCCGCTGGAAGCGATGGAACGGCTGATTCGTATCCGACAGGTCATGCTCTCCTGGTTGGCCGAGCATCGACGCCGCACGCTGTGCTTGATGCAGACCGCGTGCCGGTGCACGGTGCGCGCGTATCTGAGTCAAGGTGTACGACCCCATATCAATCTGCACGGTGTGCGCTACACCAGCACCACGTTGGCGACAGCAGCGCATCTGATCGGCATGAAGCTGCTCGTTTACTTCAACGTGGAAGACTTGCGGGGTGTGCGGGCGTTTCTCGCCGATGGAGCTGAGTTGGGACCACTGCAGGCGCAGGGCGCCTGGGGCCTGGTTCCTCATGATCTGCGGCTGAGGAAAGAGATCATGAAATGGCGCAAGAAGCGCGGCATGCGCAAGGCTATGGAAGGCAGTGTCATCGAGGCGTTCGTTCAGGAGAAGTTGGCGCAAGCCAAACACACGCGCAAAGCCGCCACGGATCTCGCGCACGTCATCCGCATGCTGTCGACCGCGCCGACGGTCTACACACCCCTGCGACCGAGCGTACCTGTTTCTGCGCTGACTCCCAATGTCGCCGCTGCAGATCAGGTTTCGCCGCCGCCGGCGCCTGGTGTGCCGCGCCGCTTAAAGATTGGTACGGGACTGATTTCATAG
- a CDS encoding ATP-binding protein, whose translation MSVDRPRPVDPATHPLVTGNYRIATSAIQDFYELVTRCLRYRIPGALVYGPSRIGKTRAIEYVRLLLARNHPKISTFHAQCEHKPTHAEGPFFANLLEAVGYPEPQTGNNTAKRFRLTHKLREAAARAGSGTILLFCDEAQRYNINEYEWLRDVHDTLDRQQIKLYTFLVGQDELLAKKESLQAAGATQIIARLMVEELPFYGIRDADDVATCLLGYDETCYPEASAWTFTRFYVPQAFDTNYRLVNDATVLWEAFSAAHHKASLPYKMEIPMEYFVRAVEIVLKDSETRDAPGYSPAPALWAYAVQQCGYVQSRHATGHIIAAA comes from the coding sequence ATGTCTGTTGATCGCCCGCGCCCCGTGGATCCGGCGACGCACCCGCTGGTCACTGGCAACTACAGGATTGCCACCTCGGCGATCCAGGATTTCTATGAACTGGTCACACGATGCCTGCGGTACCGCATTCCGGGCGCGCTCGTCTATGGACCCTCCCGGATCGGCAAGACCCGGGCGATCGAATACGTACGGCTTCTGCTTGCCCGTAACCATCCAAAAATTTCGACCTTCCACGCACAGTGCGAGCACAAGCCGACGCACGCGGAGGGGCCGTTTTTCGCCAACCTGCTCGAAGCTGTCGGTTATCCCGAGCCGCAGACAGGAAACAACACGGCCAAGCGGTTCCGATTGACCCACAAGCTGCGGGAGGCCGCCGCCCGGGCCGGCAGCGGAACGATTCTGCTGTTTTGCGACGAGGCACAGCGCTACAACATCAACGAGTACGAATGGCTGCGCGACGTTCACGATACGCTCGATCGGCAGCAGATCAAGCTGTACACCTTCCTGGTCGGACAGGATGAGTTGCTGGCCAAGAAAGAATCGCTGCAAGCGGCGGGGGCCACGCAGATCATCGCCCGGCTCATGGTTGAAGAGCTGCCGTTCTACGGGATACGCGACGCTGACGATGTCGCGACCTGCTTGCTTGGCTATGACGAGACCTGTTACCCGGAGGCGAGCGCCTGGACCTTCACGAGGTTTTATGTCCCCCAAGCGTTCGACACCAACTACCGGCTCGTCAACGATGCGACTGTACTCTGGGAGGCCTTCAGTGCGGCACATCACAAGGCAAGCCTGCCCTACAAGATGGAAATCCCGATGGAGTATTTCGTGCGCGCCGTCGAGATCGTCCTGAAAGACAGCGAGACCCGAGACGCACCGGGCTACAGCCCGGCGCCGGCATTGTGGGCGTACGCTGTACAGCAATGTGGCTATGTCCAGTCTCGTCATGCGACCGGGCACATCATCGCCGCTGCATAG
- a CDS encoding NADP-dependent oxidoreductase has protein sequence MKALILKRYGKVDQLDFSDIPQPAIKPDEILVKVHAAGVNPIDYMIPKGMFKPILKFRLPTTMGSDVAGVVVDVGNRVTRFKPGDAVFASTFDLNIGTFAEFAVLPERAAAMKPTSLDFVEAASVPMVGLTSWQALKERARLKRGQKVFIPAGSGGIGTFAIQLAKHLGAKVGTTTSTGNVRLVRDLGADEVIDYKKQEFETVLKGYDIVLGTVRGDGIEKSLRILKPNSNVVSLIGPPDAAFARARGMNFLMKIVFGLLSGGIIRKAKKSDISYSFLFVRPDGHQLSEIAELIDAGAIHPVIDKVFPFSQAKEALAYLENGRAKGKVVLQMA, from the coding sequence ATGAAAGCACTAATCTTAAAACGATACGGAAAAGTCGATCAGCTCGATTTTTCCGACATTCCTCAGCCCGCGATAAAACCGGACGAGATCCTCGTTAAGGTTCACGCTGCAGGCGTGAACCCCATTGATTACATGATTCCGAAAGGAATGTTCAAGCCAATCCTGAAATTTAGGCTGCCGACAACGATGGGCAGCGATGTTGCTGGTGTGGTGGTTGATGTCGGGAATCGCGTGACGCGCTTCAAGCCAGGTGATGCAGTTTTCGCGAGTACCTTCGACCTCAATATCGGAACCTTCGCCGAATTTGCTGTCCTTCCAGAGCGCGCGGCCGCGATGAAGCCGACGAGCCTTGACTTCGTTGAAGCAGCCTCGGTTCCGATGGTCGGGCTCACATCTTGGCAAGCGCTCAAAGAGCGCGCACGCCTCAAGCGCGGACAAAAGGTATTTATCCCAGCAGGTTCCGGAGGCATTGGCACATTCGCCATTCAACTGGCCAAACACCTGGGAGCGAAGGTTGGAACGACCACCAGTACGGGCAATGTGCGACTGGTTCGCGACCTCGGAGCTGATGAAGTCATCGATTATAAAAAACAAGAGTTTGAAACAGTTCTAAAAGGATATGACATCGTCCTTGGCACAGTCAGGGGAGATGGAATTGAAAAATCCCTTCGGATATTGAAACCCAACAGCAACGTCGTCTCGCTAATCGGCCCGCCGGATGCTGCGTTCGCTCGGGCCAGAGGAATGAACTTCCTCATGAAAATTGTATTCGGCTTGCTTAGCGGAGGCATAATTAGAAAAGCAAAGAAAAGCGATATAAGTTACTCATTCTTATTTGTTCGCCCCGATGGCCACCAGCTTTCAGAAATAGCGGAACTTATCGATGCTGGAGCTATTCACCCGGTGATCGACAAGGTGTTTCCATTCAGTCAAGCAAAGGAAGCACTTGCCTATCTTGAAAACGGCCGAGCAAAGGGGAAAGTTGTACTGCAGATGGCATAG
- a CDS encoding quinone oxidoreductase family protein produces MPLPPGIDSVQAAALVGHGLTAALSLRKAAQLKAGESVLIEAAAGGVGSFAVQLAKLYGASKVIAAASTPEKRAIAERLGADASVDYTTPGWADKVRQLTGGRGVDVVLEVAGGDVVGQALDTLAPFGRMVFLGQSSGQSTQIDPWQLTVPNRTVTGFYIGAYLAFPDLVQSTLNEIMGFIVTGKLKLQVGTVLPLSQAPFAHQLMEGRRTTGKVVLQPWADL; encoded by the coding sequence ATGCCACTGCCTCCTGGCATCGATTCCGTCCAAGCGGCAGCACTAGTGGGTCACGGCCTGACCGCCGCGCTATCGCTGCGGAAGGCTGCGCAACTGAAGGCGGGCGAAAGCGTCTTGATTGAAGCGGCTGCCGGCGGCGTTGGATCGTTCGCCGTACAACTTGCAAAGCTATACGGCGCCAGCAAAGTCATCGCCGCAGCCAGCACGCCGGAAAAGCGAGCTATTGCTGAACGTCTCGGGGCCGATGCGTCGGTCGACTACACCACGCCCGGCTGGGCTGACAAGGTGCGACAACTGACGGGCGGTCGCGGCGTAGACGTCGTGCTGGAAGTGGCTGGAGGTGACGTGGTCGGCCAAGCGCTTGACACCCTTGCACCATTCGGCCGGATGGTTTTTCTCGGACAGTCCAGTGGACAAAGCACCCAGATCGATCCTTGGCAGCTCACCGTGCCGAACCGCACTGTGACCGGGTTCTATATCGGTGCCTACTTGGCGTTCCCCGACCTAGTCCAGTCAACGCTGAATGAAATTATGGGATTCATCGTCACAGGAAAACTCAAGCTTCAGGTCGGAACAGTATTACCGCTCTCACAGGCGCCATTCGCTCATCAGCTTATGGAGGGACGACGGACCACCGGGAAGGTCGTCCTTCAGCCTTGGGCCGACCTCTGA
- a CDS encoding AMP-binding protein → MERIWHKIYGSDIPSEIDHRRYRSVAQLIQEAVEQYAHLPAFVALGGELAYRDVDRLSRQFAAYLQGELGIKKGDRVALMSPNILAFPVAMFGIIRAGAVQVNVNPLYTAHELAHQLADADVDTVIVFSGATKTLVEAMESVSIRHVVVAEAGDLGDSPSPRSPLPRELTKFTWFSDAIDAGAGLVFEPVDLNHNDLIYLQYTGGTTGVPKGAALSHGNLIANILQFKSFAPRIFGEGRDLVITALPLYHIFALMVNCLSFFSAGAKNVLVANPRDIDSLVATFERHRFSIVTGVNTLFANLMAHPRIHQIDFSSLRLALGGGSAILKGTSDKWHSLTGQHIKEGFGMSETSPIVTLNPLHLGDFSETVGIPLPSTDVSLRDDDGHEVAIGEPGELCVRGPQVMRGYWRREEDNATSFWADGFLRTGDIAICDANGFIKIVDRRKDMVLVSGFNVFPNEIEAAVASCPGVLESASVGVPDGKTGEAVHLFVVKEPHAELTEEQIREHCRARLAAYKQPKFVEFVSELPKSAVGKTLRRALRSSTTGIET, encoded by the coding sequence GCGGTGGAGCAATACGCGCACCTTCCGGCCTTTGTCGCGCTCGGTGGCGAACTCGCCTACCGGGACGTCGATCGTCTGTCTCGGCAGTTCGCGGCCTACTTGCAGGGCGAGCTTGGAATCAAGAAGGGGGATCGCGTCGCGTTGATGTCCCCGAATATCTTGGCCTTCCCGGTGGCCATGTTCGGCATCATCCGCGCGGGCGCAGTGCAGGTGAACGTCAACCCCCTCTACACGGCGCATGAGCTTGCACATCAGCTGGCGGATGCGGACGTCGACACAGTCATCGTTTTTTCCGGAGCGACAAAAACACTGGTCGAAGCGATGGAGTCCGTATCGATCCGCCATGTCGTCGTTGCCGAGGCCGGCGACCTTGGAGACAGCCCCTCTCCACGCAGCCCATTGCCGCGGGAGCTGACCAAATTTACGTGGTTCTCTGACGCAATCGATGCAGGCGCTGGACTCGTCTTCGAGCCGGTCGACCTGAATCACAATGATCTGATCTATCTTCAGTACACCGGCGGCACGACGGGTGTCCCCAAGGGAGCTGCTCTCTCGCACGGCAACCTCATCGCCAACATCCTGCAGTTCAAGTCCTTCGCGCCGCGCATTTTCGGGGAAGGCCGCGATCTGGTGATCACTGCGTTACCGCTGTACCACATCTTTGCGCTGATGGTGAACTGCCTGAGCTTCTTTTCGGCAGGCGCAAAGAATGTACTCGTAGCCAATCCACGCGATATCGATTCACTCGTCGCGACTTTTGAGAGACATCGCTTCTCCATCGTCACGGGCGTCAATACTTTGTTCGCCAACCTGATGGCACATCCCCGAATCCATCAAATTGACTTCTCTTCCCTTCGCCTGGCTCTTGGAGGGGGAAGTGCAATTCTGAAAGGGACTTCGGACAAGTGGCACTCGCTCACTGGACAGCACATCAAGGAGGGGTTCGGCATGTCGGAAACCTCCCCAATCGTCACCCTGAACCCTCTGCATCTTGGGGACTTCTCGGAGACCGTTGGCATTCCATTGCCGTCGACCGATGTGTCATTGCGCGACGATGACGGACATGAAGTCGCGATCGGGGAGCCAGGAGAACTCTGTGTGCGCGGCCCTCAAGTCATGCGCGGTTACTGGCGCCGTGAAGAAGACAATGCCACGTCCTTCTGGGCTGACGGTTTTCTACGCACCGGTGACATTGCCATATGCGATGCAAACGGATTCATCAAGATCGTCGACCGCCGAAAGGACATGGTGCTCGTCTCCGGTTTCAATGTGTTTCCCAACGAAATCGAGGCCGCGGTCGCTTCCTGTCCCGGCGTTCTGGAGTCAGCCAGCGTTGGTGTTCCCGACGGCAAGACAGGCGAAGCGGTGCACTTGTTTGTCGTCAAGGAGCCGCATGCGGAGCTGACTGAAGAGCAGATCCGCGAACACTGTCGTGCTCGCTTGGCAGCGTACAAGCAACCGAAGTTTGTTGAGTTTGTTTCTGAGCTGCCGAAGTCAGCGGTTGGCAAAACACTGCGAAGAGCTTTGCGATCCTCGACGACAGGGATAGAAACGTAG